The following coding sequences lie in one Leucobacter allii genomic window:
- the sucD gene encoding succinate--CoA ligase subunit alpha codes for MSIFLNQDSKVIVQGITGGEGTKHTARMLASGTNVVGGVNARKAGTTVTHTDASGAPVELPVFATVAEAMAETGANVSVAFVPPAFTKDAAVEAIDAGIGLLVIITEGVPVKDSAELWAHAKATGGKTRVIGPNCPGIITPGEALAGITPATITGKGPIGLVSKSGTLTYQMMYELRDLGFSTAIGIGGDPVVGTTHIDALAAFEADPETRAIVMIGEIGGDAEERAAEYIKAHVTKPVVGYVAGFTAPEGKTMGHAGAIVSGSAGTAQAKKEALEAAGVTVGKTPTETAELLRAAFAAL; via the coding sequence ATGTCGATCTTCCTGAACCAGGATTCCAAGGTCATCGTCCAGGGCATCACGGGCGGCGAAGGCACCAAGCACACCGCCCGCATGCTCGCCTCGGGCACGAACGTCGTCGGCGGCGTGAACGCCCGCAAGGCCGGCACGACGGTCACGCACACCGACGCCTCGGGAGCCCCGGTGGAGCTGCCGGTCTTCGCGACCGTCGCCGAGGCGATGGCCGAGACGGGCGCGAACGTCTCCGTGGCCTTCGTGCCGCCCGCATTCACGAAGGATGCCGCGGTCGAGGCCATCGACGCCGGCATCGGCCTCCTCGTGATCATCACGGAGGGCGTTCCCGTCAAGGACTCCGCTGAGCTGTGGGCGCACGCGAAGGCCACCGGCGGCAAGACCCGTGTCATCGGGCCGAACTGCCCGGGCATCATCACCCCGGGCGAGGCGCTCGCGGGCATCACCCCGGCGACCATCACCGGCAAGGGGCCCATCGGGCTTGTCTCGAAGTCCGGCACGCTGACCTACCAGATGATGTACGAGCTGCGCGATCTCGGCTTCTCCACGGCGATCGGGATCGGCGGCGATCCCGTCGTCGGCACGACGCACATCGACGCGCTCGCCGCGTTCGAGGCGGATCCCGAGACGCGGGCGATCGTGATGATCGGCGAGATCGGCGGCGACGCCGAGGAGCGCGCCGCGGAGTACATCAAGGCGCACGTCACGAAGCCGGTCGTCGGCTACGTCGCCGGCTTCACGGCGCCCGAGGGCAAGACCATGGGCCACGCCGGCGCCATCGTCTCCGGCTCGGCCGGCACCGCGCAGGCGAAGAAGGAGGCCCTCGAGGCCGCCGGCGTCACGGTCGGGAAGACCCCGACCGAGACCGCCGAGCTGCTGCGCGCGGCCTTCGCCGCGCTCTGA
- a CDS encoding sensor histidine kinase, translated as MSRSWEPEEGEPERRPPLRPWQIALVYLAIAVILAALGLGGIWSDLSLLPQRPAGWWMLATAIPAAATVLLRRRAPWIGLALAVAVAVVDVLTVGGLVPLLAVLELLHAGILVLSPARRRIVLRGIVVVTIAGAVLAQLVTGDPRATILIGLQLGALLGMTYWYANSVAQSTELVALYRERAADLARLAALDRSAAVSAERDRVARELHDVVAGHVAAVAIRAEATLSSGDPAQPGPADDRAALRAVRDSSLAAHAALRDLIGVLRADAAEPPRPCPAPGRDRLPELVAEARRSGLEVEFADDGAVALETEADGALGQIVREALANAARHDAGATARVRVAASERAADGGEPRPGVGVMIATRGGRPLPHPELRGSGLGLRLLDERVRALGGDFAAGPDGGGWSVSAWLPAAGPRS; from the coding sequence ATGAGCAGATCCTGGGAGCCCGAGGAGGGCGAGCCCGAGCGGCGGCCGCCGCTCCGGCCGTGGCAGATCGCGCTCGTGTATCTCGCGATCGCCGTGATCCTCGCGGCGCTCGGTCTCGGCGGGATCTGGAGCGACCTCTCGCTGCTCCCGCAGCGGCCGGCGGGGTGGTGGATGCTCGCCACCGCGATCCCGGCCGCCGCGACGGTGCTCCTCAGGCGCCGCGCGCCGTGGATCGGACTCGCACTCGCCGTCGCCGTGGCAGTCGTCGACGTGCTCACCGTCGGCGGCCTCGTGCCGCTGCTCGCCGTCCTCGAACTGCTGCACGCCGGGATCCTGGTGCTGTCCCCGGCGCGACGCCGCATCGTACTGCGCGGCATCGTCGTCGTGACGATCGCGGGCGCGGTGCTCGCGCAGCTCGTCACGGGCGACCCGCGCGCGACGATCCTCATCGGCCTGCAACTCGGCGCGCTGCTCGGCATGACCTACTGGTACGCGAACTCGGTGGCGCAGTCGACCGAGCTCGTCGCGCTGTACCGCGAACGGGCGGCGGATCTCGCGCGGCTCGCGGCGCTCGACCGCTCGGCGGCCGTGAGCGCGGAGCGCGATCGCGTCGCCCGCGAGCTCCACGACGTCGTGGCCGGGCACGTGGCGGCCGTCGCGATCCGCGCCGAGGCGACGCTCAGCTCCGGCGATCCGGCCCAGCCGGGGCCCGCGGACGACCGGGCGGCGCTCCGCGCGGTGCGCGACTCCAGCCTGGCGGCGCATGCGGCGCTGCGCGACCTCATCGGCGTGCTCCGCGCCGATGCCGCGGAGCCGCCCCGCCCCTGTCCGGCTCCCGGGCGGGACCGTCTCCCCGAGCTCGTCGCCGAGGCGCGGCGCTCAGGCCTCGAGGTCGAATTCGCCGACGACGGCGCCGTCGCTCTCGAGACGGAGGCCGACGGCGCGCTCGGGCAGATCGTGCGGGAGGCGCTCGCCAATGCCGCGCGGCACGACGCCGGGGCGACGGCGCGGGTTCGGGTCGCGGCCTCCGAGCGAGCCGCGGACGGCGGGGAGCCGCGCCCCGGCGTCGGGGTCATGATCGCGACGCGGGGAGGCCGGCCGCTCCCGCACCCCGAGCTGCGGGGCTCGGGTCTCGGGCTCCGCCTGCTCGACGAACGGGTCCGGGCCCTCGGCGGCGACTTCGCGGCGGGACCCGACGGCGGCGGCTGGTCCGTTTCGGCGTGGCTGCCCGCGGCGGGGCCGAGGTCATGA
- a CDS encoding response regulator transcription factor — protein sequence MSGAERTSPRVLIADDHAMIREGLRMILERQGIEVVGEAADGAAAEGNARALRPDVVLMDLRMPGTDGIAATRRIVDEGIAAVLALTSFDEDELVFAAIRAGAAGFLLKTTEAAPLAEAVRRVAAGEGVLDPRVTRRALAALADAVPDPASTVAAPAPPGLEALTERERQVLAGLAEGGSNARIAAALGISVPTVKTHVSSILVKLGAESRTHAVALLRPVGGAARLP from the coding sequence ATGAGCGGCGCGGAGCGGACGAGCCCTCGCGTGCTCATCGCGGACGATCACGCCATGATCCGCGAAGGGCTGCGCATGATCCTGGAGCGGCAGGGCATCGAGGTGGTCGGCGAGGCCGCCGACGGGGCGGCTGCCGAGGGCAACGCGCGGGCGCTGCGCCCGGACGTCGTGCTCATGGACTTGCGGATGCCCGGCACGGACGGCATCGCGGCGACCCGCCGGATCGTCGACGAGGGGATCGCGGCCGTCCTCGCGCTCACGAGCTTCGACGAGGACGAGCTCGTCTTCGCCGCGATCCGCGCGGGCGCCGCGGGTTTCCTGCTCAAGACGACCGAGGCGGCCCCGCTCGCCGAGGCCGTCCGCCGCGTCGCCGCGGGGGAGGGGGTGCTCGATCCCCGCGTGACCCGGCGCGCGCTCGCGGCGCTCGCCGACGCCGTCCCCGACCCCGCGTCGACGGTCGCCGCGCCCGCCCCTCCGGGGCTCGAGGCGCTTACCGAACGCGAGCGGCAGGTGCTGGCGGGCCTCGCCGAGGGCGGATCGAACGCGCGGATCGCAGCCGCCCTCGGCATCTCGGTGCCGACGGTGAAGACGCACGTCTCGAGCATCCTCGTGAAGCTGGGGGCCGAGAGCCGCACGCACGCCGTGGCGCTGCTGCGCCCGGTCGGGGGCGCGGCCCGCCTCCCGTAG
- a CDS encoding aliphatic sulfonate ABC transporter substrate-binding protein, with amino-acid sequence MTSRLLRSLAASAAATAALALGLAGCAAPSADSDSGSAAGASAGEAFRMGTQPWLGYGQWYVADEQGFFEDRGVDVELSSFNADADVNAALAAGRLDMANVGAQAALQFIEEGVDVSIVLMLDSATTADAILSGAGVEEVADLAGKSVAFERGATSEILLAEALEEAGLSFDDIEVVEASADKVAPMLLAGRVDAGVTYEPYVSEALGADAGVSAVATAGEYPGLITDVLVVRNDVLDERPDEVSEVLAAWDDAVAFTESDTETARGIIAAGVGSDVADLETAFDGVHYYTLAENRDELTGAYAEETLPALAAVAERIGLISGDVDASTAIRTEFLGE; translated from the coding sequence GTGACCAGTCGTCTCCTCCGTTCCCTCGCCGCCTCAGCGGCCGCGACCGCCGCGCTCGCCCTCGGCCTCGCCGGATGCGCCGCGCCGTCGGCCGACTCCGATTCCGGCTCCGCCGCAGGGGCGTCCGCCGGTGAGGCCTTCCGCATGGGCACGCAGCCCTGGCTCGGCTACGGGCAGTGGTACGTCGCGGACGAGCAGGGCTTCTTCGAGGATCGCGGCGTCGACGTCGAGCTGTCCAGCTTCAACGCCGACGCGGACGTCAATGCGGCGCTCGCCGCCGGGCGTCTGGACATGGCGAACGTCGGCGCGCAGGCGGCACTCCAGTTCATCGAGGAGGGGGTCGACGTGTCGATCGTCCTCATGCTCGACTCCGCGACGACCGCCGACGCGATCCTCAGCGGCGCGGGCGTCGAGGAGGTGGCCGATCTCGCGGGCAAGTCCGTCGCGTTCGAGCGCGGCGCGACGAGCGAGATCCTGCTCGCCGAGGCCCTCGAGGAGGCGGGGCTCTCCTTCGACGACATCGAGGTCGTCGAGGCCTCCGCCGACAAGGTCGCGCCCATGCTGCTCGCGGGGCGGGTCGACGCGGGCGTCACCTACGAGCCCTATGTCAGCGAGGCGCTCGGCGCCGACGCCGGGGTGAGCGCCGTCGCCACGGCCGGCGAGTACCCCGGACTCATCACCGACGTCCTCGTCGTGCGCAACGACGTGCTCGACGAGCGCCCCGACGAGGTGAGCGAGGTGCTCGCCGCCTGGGACGACGCGGTGGCGTTCACCGAGTCCGACACCGAGACCGCGCGCGGCATCATCGCCGCCGGCGTCGGTTCCGACGTGGCCGACCTCGAGACGGCCTTCGACGGCGTCCACTACTACACGCTCGCCGAGAACCGCGACGAGCTCACCGGCGCCTACGCCGAGGAGACGCTGCCCGCGCTCGCGGCCGTCGCCGAGCGGATCGGCCTGATCTCGGGCGATGTCGACGCGAGCACGGCGATCCGCACCGAGTTCCTGGGGGAGTAG
- a CDS encoding GAP family protein, translating into MDFLDTVPLPAALALLALLDGLSVGTLLIPLFFLIAPGRVRAGRILLYLATITGFYLVIGVLFLLGLGSIIEFAADALASDAGAWLLLVIGVALFASGLLVWAADARRRRLVAAGRAAPETGRIVRWRERVLDERASGGAVMGVAIAAGLVEIAGMLPYLLGMTMLAGSPLGAPARVAYLAGYCAVMVLPALVLLAARIVAAPVVAGPLERLAAWFQRTGAENTSWILCIVGFLVVRGAAQRLEIALPIIG; encoded by the coding sequence ATGGACTTCCTCGACACCGTCCCCCTGCCCGCCGCGCTCGCCCTGCTGGCCCTGCTCGACGGGCTGAGCGTCGGGACCCTCCTCATCCCGCTGTTCTTCCTCATCGCGCCGGGGCGGGTCCGCGCCGGTCGCATCCTGCTGTACCTCGCGACGATCACCGGCTTCTACCTCGTCATCGGCGTGCTCTTCCTGCTCGGGCTCGGGAGCATCATCGAGTTCGCCGCGGACGCCCTCGCGAGCGACGCCGGAGCGTGGCTCCTGCTCGTGATCGGCGTCGCCCTCTTCGCCTCCGGGCTCCTGGTGTGGGCCGCGGACGCCCGCCGCCGCCGGCTGGTCGCGGCGGGCCGCGCGGCGCCCGAGACGGGGCGCATCGTGCGCTGGCGCGAGCGGGTGCTCGACGAGCGCGCGAGCGGCGGCGCGGTGATGGGCGTGGCGATCGCCGCGGGGCTCGTCGAGATCGCCGGCATGCTCCCCTACCTCCTGGGCATGACGATGCTCGCGGGATCCCCGCTCGGCGCTCCGGCACGCGTCGCGTACCTCGCGGGATACTGCGCGGTCATGGTGCTCCCCGCGCTCGTGCTGCTCGCCGCGCGCATCGTCGCGGCCCCCGTCGTCGCCGGCCCCCTGGAACGGCTCGCCGCCTGGTTCCAGCGCACGGGGGCCGAGAACACGTCGTGGATCCTGTGCATCGTCGGCTTCCTCGTCGTCCGCGGCGCAGCGCAGCGCCTCGAGATCGCGCTGCCGATCATCGGCTAG
- the sucC gene encoding ADP-forming succinate--CoA ligase subunit beta, whose translation MDLYEYQARDLFERYGVPVLAGIVADTPEEARAAAEQLGGVVVVKAQVKTGGRGKAGGVKVAKTPEEAFEAAQAILGLEIKGHVVQRVMVAAGADIAEEYYFSVLLDRANRSYLSLCSVEGGMEIEQLAVEKPEALARVEVDPITGIDSAKAEEIARAANFPEELVGKVVPVFQKLYEVYSGEDATLVEVNPLVLTGGGEIVALDGKVSLDANADFRHPAHEALEDKSSEDPLEAKAKAQDLNYVKLDGEVGVIGNGAGLVMSTLDVVAYAGERHGGVKPANFLDIGGGASAEVMAAGLDVILGDPQVKAVFVNVFGGITACDAVANGIVGALEKLGDAANKPLVVRLDGNNVEEGRAILNAAAHPLVTQAATMDEGADKAAELANAR comes from the coding sequence GTGGATCTGTACGAGTACCAGGCACGAGATCTATTTGAGCGATACGGAGTGCCGGTGCTTGCCGGCATCGTCGCGGACACGCCGGAGGAGGCGCGTGCGGCCGCCGAGCAGCTCGGCGGCGTGGTCGTCGTCAAGGCCCAGGTGAAGACCGGCGGGCGCGGGAAGGCCGGCGGCGTCAAGGTCGCCAAGACCCCCGAGGAGGCGTTCGAGGCGGCGCAGGCGATCCTCGGTCTCGAAATCAAGGGGCATGTCGTGCAGCGCGTGATGGTCGCGGCGGGGGCGGACATCGCCGAGGAGTACTACTTCTCCGTGCTGCTCGATCGCGCCAACCGCTCCTACCTCTCCCTCTGCTCCGTCGAGGGCGGCATGGAGATCGAGCAGCTCGCGGTGGAGAAGCCCGAGGCGCTCGCGCGCGTCGAGGTGGACCCGATCACGGGCATCGACTCCGCGAAGGCCGAGGAGATCGCGCGCGCCGCGAACTTCCCCGAGGAGCTGGTCGGCAAGGTCGTCCCGGTGTTCCAGAAGCTCTACGAGGTGTACTCCGGGGAGGACGCCACCCTCGTCGAGGTGAACCCGCTCGTGCTCACCGGCGGCGGCGAGATCGTCGCGCTCGACGGCAAGGTCTCGCTCGACGCGAACGCCGACTTCCGCCATCCCGCGCACGAGGCGCTCGAGGACAAGTCCTCCGAGGATCCGCTCGAGGCGAAGGCCAAGGCGCAGGATCTCAACTACGTGAAGCTCGACGGCGAGGTCGGCGTGATCGGCAACGGCGCGGGCCTCGTGATGTCGACGCTCGACGTCGTCGCCTACGCCGGGGAGCGCCACGGCGGCGTGAAGCCGGCGAACTTCCTCGACATCGGCGGCGGCGCCTCGGCCGAGGTCATGGCGGCGGGGCTCGACGTGATCCTCGGCGATCCGCAGGTCAAGGCGGTGTTCGTGAACGTCTTCGGCGGCATCACGGCATGCGACGCGGTCGCCAACGGCATCGTCGGCGCGCTCGAGAAGCTCGGCGACGCGGCCAACAAGCCCCTCGTCGTGCGGCTCGACGGCAACAACGTGGAGGAGGGGCGCGCGATCCTGAATGCGGCCGCGCATCCGCTCGTCACCCAGGCCGCCACCATGGACGAGGGCGCCGACAAGGCCGCCGAGCTGGCGAACGCCCGCTGA